In Stutzerimonas stutzeri, a genomic segment contains:
- a CDS encoding YgaP family membrane protein produces MNRTSQNVHGWERAASIIGGLYFVGKGLGRGGLGGLVQLAMGGMALTRGFTGHCEAKRVLCEVSEQANMAEGNSRSMPLERSEADDARLKANAQAATGTATVTGNDSLNNPPAGV; encoded by the coding sequence ATGAACAGGACATCGCAGAACGTGCATGGCTGGGAGCGCGCCGCATCGATCATCGGCGGGCTGTACTTCGTCGGCAAAGGCCTCGGCCGGGGCGGCTTAGGCGGGCTGGTTCAGCTGGCGATGGGAGGCATGGCCCTGACGCGCGGCTTCACCGGACACTGCGAAGCCAAGCGCGTGCTCTGCGAAGTGAGCGAGCAAGCCAATATGGCCGAAGGCAACTCCCGAAGCATGCCACTTGAGCGCAGTGAAGCCGACGATGCGCGCCTGAAAGCAAACGCCCAGGCGGCCACCGGCACGGCTACCGTGACCGGTAACGACTCGCTCAACAACCCACCAGCCGGCGTCTGA
- a CDS encoding succinylglutamate desuccinylase, with protein MLTLGRLLELTLAGREPLEKIQFTADGAKLQWLGEGVLEVTPADGQDAGLDLVFSAGVHGCEVVPIELLDRLTQAIGCGEIRPRARLLLLFCNPPAMRQGVRRAGQDLNRLFCGKHANGSTDEARRASQLEALVAGFFREPGRRRWHYDLHSAMRASKLLQFAICPWVADRKVSPESLMRLQYSAVDAVLLQEQSSATFSAHTATCHGAEAFTVELAEAPGSVWPDCLGDFLRAARHWIEATEPVQTKPPRPLMKFRLVREIIKRSEQFVLRLPTDIENFTALPLGTLLAEDEGGVRWVVEEAGAHILFPLADVSIGERAGLIVVPRG; from the coding sequence GTGCTGACGCTGGGTCGCCTGCTCGAGCTGACACTGGCCGGACGTGAGCCGCTGGAAAAGATCCAATTCACCGCCGACGGTGCCAAGCTGCAATGGCTGGGCGAAGGCGTGCTTGAGGTCACGCCGGCGGACGGTCAAGACGCGGGGCTGGATCTCGTGTTTTCCGCCGGCGTGCACGGCTGCGAGGTCGTCCCGATCGAACTGCTCGATCGTCTGACACAAGCGATCGGATGCGGCGAAATCCGCCCTCGTGCCCGGCTGTTGCTGCTGTTCTGTAATCCGCCCGCGATGCGTCAGGGCGTGCGCCGGGCCGGTCAGGATCTGAATCGGCTTTTCTGTGGCAAACATGCTAACGGCTCCACTGACGAGGCTCGCCGTGCATCGCAGCTCGAAGCACTGGTGGCGGGATTCTTCCGCGAGCCGGGTCGTCGCCGCTGGCACTACGACCTGCACTCGGCCATGCGTGCTTCGAAGCTGCTGCAATTCGCGATCTGCCCGTGGGTGGCCGACAGAAAAGTTTCTCCTGAAAGCCTGATGCGTCTTCAGTACTCGGCGGTCGATGCGGTGCTGCTGCAAGAACAATCCTCCGCTACCTTCAGCGCCCACACCGCAACTTGTCACGGTGCCGAGGCTTTCACCGTAGAGTTGGCCGAGGCGCCTGGCAGCGTCTGGCCTGATTGTCTTGGTGACTTTCTGCGGGCCGCCCGGCATTGGATCGAGGCGACTGAGCCTGTGCAGACAAAGCCGCCACGACCCTTGATGAAGTTTCGGCTGGTGCGGGAGATCATCAAACGCAGCGAACAGTTCGTCCTGCGCCTACCGACCGATATCGAGAATTTCACCGCGTTACCACTCGGTACGCTGCTGGCAGAAGACGAAGGCGGTGTTCGCTGGGTCGTCGAAGAGGCGGGCGCGCATATCCTGTTTCCACTGGCCGACGTCTCGATCGGCGAGCGCGCCGGGCTGATTGTAGTGCCCCGCGGCTGA
- a CDS encoding topoisomerase II: MSDSLQLILEDVDGTQLETSCTRFAVMWQGREVWIQQVGNNQLMIGVDVEDGDTEYANLLLRPLATNLVSLELEMEPVESADDDHVHGPDCDHEH, encoded by the coding sequence ATGAGCGATAGTCTGCAACTGATCCTGGAAGACGTAGACGGCACCCAGCTGGAGACGTCCTGCACCCGTTTTGCCGTGATGTGGCAGGGCCGGGAAGTCTGGATACAACAGGTCGGCAACAACCAGCTGATGATCGGAGTCGATGTAGAAGATGGCGACACCGAATACGCCAACCTGCTGCTGCGTCCGCTGGCCACCAACCTCGTTAGTCTGGAGCTGGAGATGGAGCCGGTCGAGTCCGCCGATGATGATCACGTACACGGGCCGGACTGCGACCACGAGCATTAA
- a CDS encoding aspartate aminotransferase family protein, whose amino-acid sequence MSAPHTPVERADFDQVIVPTFAPAAFIPVRGEGSRVWDQSGRELIDFTGGIAVNVLGHAHPALVAALTEQAGKLWHISNIFTNEPALRLAKKLTAATFADRAFFCNSGAEANEAAFKLARRYAHDNHGPEKNEIISAVNSFHGRTLFTVTVGGQPKYSDGFGPKIQGISHVPYNDLDALSAAISDKTCAVVLEPIQGESGVLPAEQAYLEGARKLCDQHNALLIFDEVQTGMGRTGELFAYMNYGVTPDILTNAKSLGGGFPIGLMLTTDEIAAHFSVGTHGTTYGGNPLACAVAEAVVDIVNTPEVLNGVKDRHERFKHGLLEIGQRYGLFGQVRGMGMLIGCVLDDAWKGRAREIFDAAEREALMILQAGPDVIRLAPSLIIEEADIAEGLARFEHAAAKLAQA is encoded by the coding sequence ATGTCCGCCCCGCACACCCCGGTAGAACGCGCTGATTTCGACCAGGTCATTGTTCCCACTTTCGCACCCGCCGCTTTCATCCCCGTGCGCGGCGAGGGTTCGCGAGTATGGGATCAAAGCGGGCGAGAGCTGATCGACTTCACCGGTGGCATTGCCGTCAATGTGCTCGGCCACGCTCATCCGGCATTGGTGGCCGCGCTGACCGAACAGGCTGGCAAGCTTTGGCACATCTCCAATATTTTTACCAATGAGCCGGCGCTGCGTCTGGCAAAGAAGCTCACGGCCGCAACCTTCGCCGACCGGGCGTTTTTCTGCAACTCTGGCGCCGAAGCCAACGAAGCGGCTTTCAAGCTGGCTCGCCGCTATGCTCACGACAACCATGGGCCGGAAAAAAACGAGATCATCTCGGCGGTTAATAGTTTTCACGGCCGCACGTTATTTACGGTGACCGTAGGTGGCCAGCCGAAATATTCCGACGGCTTCGGGCCGAAAATTCAAGGCATCAGCCACGTTCCGTACAACGATCTCGATGCGCTCTCTGCTGCGATTTCGGACAAAACCTGTGCCGTGGTGCTGGAGCCGATCCAGGGTGAAAGCGGCGTTCTGCCGGCTGAGCAGGCGTATTTGGAAGGTGCACGCAAGCTGTGCGACCAGCACAACGCCTTGCTGATCTTCGATGAGGTTCAGACAGGCATGGGTCGCACCGGTGAGCTGTTTGCCTACATGAACTATGGTGTCACGCCAGACATCCTGACCAACGCCAAGAGCCTCGGTGGTGGGTTTCCGATCGGCTTGATGCTGACCACCGATGAGATTGCAGCCCATTTTAGCGTTGGCACCCACGGCACCACTTACGGCGGTAACCCGCTGGCGTGCGCCGTGGCTGAAGCAGTGGTCGATATCGTCAATACGCCCGAGGTGCTGAACGGGGTCAAGGACCGGCACGAACGTTTCAAGCACGGGCTGCTGGAAATCGGGCAGCGTTACGGGCTGTTCGGTCAAGTGCGCGGCATGGGCATGCTGATTGGCTGCGTGCTGGACGATGCATGGAAAGGGCGCGCGCGAGAGATCTTCGATGCGGCTGAACGAGAAGCCCTGATGATTTTGCAGGCCGGACCCGATGTGATCCGTCTGGCGCCGAGCCTGATCATTGAAGAAGCTGACATTGCGGAAGGCCTTGCACGCTTCGAGCATGCTGCTGCAAAACTGGCCCAGGCCTGA
- a CDS encoding crotonase/enoyl-CoA hydratase family protein, with protein sequence MSDLVSYELEDGIATLALNNGKVNALSPAVFDALNAAFDRAEQDRAVMILTGQPGILSGGYDLKVMTSSPENAIALVSVGSTFSRRMLAHPFPIIVACPGHAIAKGAFLLLSADYRIGVEGAFNIGLNEVQIGMTMHHSGIEIARDRLTKPAFQRSVINGEIFNPQAALEAGFLDKIVPAGELIDVAKAIAVQLKKINMTAHKNTKLKARKALLETLDRAIELDQQHSVAP encoded by the coding sequence ATGAGTGATCTGGTTTCTTACGAACTCGAAGACGGCATCGCCACGCTGGCCCTGAACAACGGCAAGGTCAACGCGTTGTCTCCCGCTGTATTCGACGCGCTCAATGCCGCATTCGATCGCGCCGAGCAGGACCGCGCCGTGATGATTCTCACCGGCCAGCCGGGGATTCTGTCCGGCGGCTATGACCTCAAGGTGATGACCTCGAGCCCGGAAAACGCGATCGCCCTGGTGTCCGTCGGTTCGACGTTCAGCCGACGGATGCTCGCTCACCCGTTCCCTATCATCGTTGCCTGTCCAGGCCACGCTATCGCCAAGGGTGCGTTTCTCCTGCTCTCGGCCGATTACCGCATTGGCGTCGAAGGTGCGTTCAATATTGGCCTCAACGAAGTCCAGATCGGTATGACGATGCATCATTCAGGCATCGAAATCGCACGGGATCGCCTGACCAAACCCGCGTTCCAGCGTTCGGTAATCAACGGCGAAATTTTCAATCCGCAGGCAGCGCTCGAGGCAGGTTTCCTCGACAAAATCGTGCCGGCCGGTGAACTGATCGACGTGGCCAAGGCGATCGCCGTTCAGTTGAAAAAGATCAACATGACGGCGCACAAGAATACCAAGCTAAAGGCGCGCAAGGCCTTGCTCGAAACTCTGGATCGGGCAATCGAGCTGGACCAGCAGCACTCGGTCGCGCCCTGA
- a CDS encoding HD-GYP domain-containing protein yields the protein MKLFKSRRKRPDVVEVATKRRLHVSHLELGMYICELDRPWRQTDFLFQGFPLLKFEHIQAVRERCDYVFVDDTRRMLVDQGQVIAPSATPLRVKRTMPRIPLSLEVHEAREAYRSSALLLDQVLLDVQQGRAIDTKACQALVKRNLESMLRNESAMLWLTRLKSQDVYTSLHCLSVSILAMGFGTHLGLPDDKIEMLGIAGLLHDVGKMKIDPAILNKPGKLTQEEFDHIKLHPEFGYQALCNQDDIPAVAVQAAYGHHERLDGRGYPQGLAQYQIPFMTRVITIVDAFDAITSHRAYDDARPIQAAYDVLRSGSGLQFDESLVQEFIRWLGVFPVGTLVELHTGEVALVLEKHQQLHLRPKVVVMRDADKNPCEPRYLDLSQLTVDADGTPYRISSGISDGSYGLFIADPQLQTILHPELLAVLELEPEPADN from the coding sequence ATGAAGTTATTCAAAAGCAGGCGTAAGCGGCCCGACGTAGTGGAGGTCGCCACAAAGCGCCGTCTGCACGTCAGTCATCTGGAACTCGGCATGTACATCTGCGAGCTGGATAGACCTTGGCGTCAAACGGATTTTCTGTTCCAGGGTTTTCCCCTGCTCAAGTTCGAACACATCCAGGCGGTGCGCGAGCGCTGCGACTATGTGTTCGTCGATGACACCCGTCGAATGCTGGTCGACCAAGGCCAGGTAATCGCACCATCGGCAACACCGCTCCGGGTGAAACGTACGATGCCCCGTATTCCGCTCTCGCTGGAGGTTCACGAAGCGCGTGAGGCCTATCGCAGCAGCGCACTATTATTGGACCAGGTGCTGTTGGATGTTCAGCAGGGACGCGCGATCGACACCAAGGCTTGCCAGGCTCTGGTCAAGCGCAATCTTGAAAGCATGCTGCGTAACGAAAGTGCCATGCTTTGGCTGACGCGCTTGAAGTCACAGGATGTGTATACCAGCCTGCACTGTCTATCCGTTTCCATTCTGGCGATGGGCTTCGGTACCCATCTGGGACTGCCTGACGACAAAATAGAAATGCTGGGCATCGCCGGGCTGTTACACGATGTCGGCAAGATGAAGATTGATCCTGCCATTCTCAATAAGCCGGGCAAACTCACCCAGGAAGAATTCGATCACATCAAGCTCCACCCGGAATTCGGGTATCAGGCGCTGTGCAACCAGGATGACATACCCGCCGTAGCGGTCCAGGCTGCTTATGGCCACCATGAGCGCTTGGATGGCCGGGGCTATCCGCAAGGGCTCGCGCAGTATCAGATCCCGTTCATGACACGGGTTATTACCATTGTCGATGCCTTCGATGCGATCACCAGCCACCGCGCCTATGACGATGCGCGACCAATTCAGGCTGCCTACGACGTGCTTCGCAGCGGTTCCGGCCTACAATTCGACGAAAGCCTGGTACAGGAATTCATTCGTTGGCTAGGCGTCTTCCCCGTAGGGACGCTGGTTGAACTGCACACGGGTGAAGTCGCGCTGGTGCTAGAGAAGCATCAGCAGCTCCATCTCCGGCCCAAGGTAGTTGTCATGCGTGACGCGGATAAGAATCCATGTGAGCCACGTTATCTTGATCTTTCTCAGCTGACCGTCGATGCCGACGGAACGCCCTATCGGATTAGCAGCGGTATTTCTGATGGATCCTACGGTCTGTTCATCGCCGATCCGCAGTTGCAGACTATTTTGCACCCTGAGCTGCTTGCCGTGCTCGAACTCGAGCCCGAGCCAGCTGATAACTGA
- a CDS encoding rhodanese-like domain-containing protein, giving the protein MHRMFWLLMAMTGPVFGGEVDQPAALMALQRADVVLLDVRTEKEYAEGALPGATRIETQYLAERITSVAPDKDAPVVLYCRSGRRSSGAQDLLRELGYSQVINAGGYQDLKAVVPPR; this is encoded by the coding sequence ATGCATCGCATGTTTTGGTTGCTGATGGCGATGACCGGACCTGTATTTGGCGGAGAAGTCGATCAGCCGGCCGCGCTGATGGCACTGCAACGCGCTGACGTCGTTCTGCTCGACGTTCGCACCGAAAAGGAGTACGCCGAAGGTGCCCTGCCCGGCGCAACGCGAATCGAGACCCAGTATCTCGCCGAACGCATTACCAGTGTAGCGCCCGACAAGGACGCTCCGGTCGTACTCTACTGCCGCAGCGGCCGTCGCTCATCTGGCGCGCAAGATCTGCTTCGTGAACTGGGTTATAGCCAAGTCATTAACGCTGGCGGTTATCAAGACTTGAAAGCCGTCGTGCCGCCTCGCTGA
- a CDS encoding mechanosensitive ion channel family protein, translating into MNWDVMLNERLWINIAIIAGVTIVSYLVLQTILRIITNRLRKMSKGSRSGFVAIAAEMLSRTSHLLLIALSLLIALKVVKLPDRWESAMSHGWFIALAFQIALWMDTAVRLWMESLNRDGKARNPVTTTIIGIMIRIVIWTMMLLSILSNLGVDITAMVASLGVGGIAIALAVQTLLSDVFASLSIGVDKPFEIGDFVVFGEVAGNIEHIGLRTTRIRALSGEQIVCANSELLTQILHNYKRMNTRRIVFKFGITYNTPSDKVREVSALVKQIIDGLDNAKFDRAHFLAFDDSQLTFEVVYIMQVSDYNAYMDTQQEINLQLLDGIREMGLQFAFPTRSVEFIGGSFPELTVAGLPKETPAANQEAQSALPNG; encoded by the coding sequence ATGAATTGGGACGTGATGTTGAACGAAAGGCTTTGGATCAACATCGCCATAATCGCTGGCGTCACGATTGTCAGCTACCTCGTCCTGCAGACCATTCTGCGGATTATTACCAACCGTCTGCGAAAGATGAGCAAAGGGTCCAGGAGCGGCTTCGTCGCCATTGCGGCGGAGATGCTCAGCCGCACCAGCCATTTGCTGTTGATAGCCCTTTCGCTGCTGATCGCATTGAAGGTTGTCAAACTGCCAGATCGCTGGGAGTCGGCGATGTCCCACGGTTGGTTCATCGCCCTCGCCTTTCAGATCGCGTTGTGGATGGATACCGCCGTTCGGCTGTGGATGGAAAGTCTGAATCGTGACGGCAAAGCACGAAACCCGGTCACCACGACGATCATCGGCATCATGATCCGCATCGTCATCTGGACGATGATGCTGCTCTCGATTCTGTCCAATCTGGGCGTGGATATCACCGCCATGGTCGCCAGCCTGGGCGTCGGCGGTATCGCCATCGCGTTGGCGGTGCAGACTTTGCTCAGCGACGTCTTCGCATCGCTGTCCATCGGCGTGGATAAGCCCTTCGAGATCGGGGATTTCGTGGTATTCGGTGAAGTAGCCGGGAACATCGAACACATCGGCCTCAGGACAACGCGCATCCGAGCATTGAGCGGCGAGCAGATCGTCTGCGCCAACTCCGAGCTGCTCACGCAGATACTGCACAACTACAAGCGCATGAACACGCGGCGCATCGTGTTCAAGTTCGGGATTACCTACAACACGCCTTCAGACAAGGTGCGCGAGGTGTCCGCGCTGGTAAAGCAAATCATCGACGGGCTGGATAACGCCAAGTTCGACCGTGCGCACTTCCTCGCCTTCGACGACAGCCAGCTCACGTTCGAGGTCGTCTACATCATGCAGGTGTCGGACTACAACGCATACATGGACACTCAGCAGGAAATCAATTTGCAGCTACTCGATGGCATTCGCGAGATGGGCTTGCAGTTCGCCTTCCCGACCCGCAGTGTCGAGTTCATTGGCGGCAGCTTCCCCGAGCTGACCGTCGCCGGGCTACCGAAGGAAACGCCTGCGGCCAACCAGGAAGCCCAAAGCGCGCTGCCGAACGGGTGA
- the acs gene encoding acetate--CoA ligase, protein MSAASLYPVKPEVAARSLTDEAAYKAMYQQSVVNPDGFWREQAERIDWIKPFSRVKQTSFDDHHVDIKWFADGTLNVSANCLDRHLETRGDEVAIIWEGDDPSEQRTITYRELHHEVCKFANALRGQDVHRGDVVTIYMPMIPEVAVAMLACARIGAIHSVVFGGFSPEALAGRIIDGSSKVVITADEGLRGGRKIPLKSNVDEALTNPQTSCVQKIIVVRRTGGEIRWHQHRDIWYDDLMRVAGDVCAPKEMGAEEPLFILYTSGSTGKPKGVMHTTGGYLLYAALTHERVFDYRPGEIYWCTADVGWITGHSYIVYGPLANGATTLMFEGVPNYPDVTRIGKIIDKHKVNVLYTAPTAIRSMMAEGGAAMEGADGSSLRLLGSVGEPINPEAWHWYYETMGKSRCPIVDTWWQTETGGILISPLPGATALKPGSATRPFFGVVPGLVDNLGNLLEGATEGNLVILDSWPGQMRSIYGDHDRFVDTYFKTFRGMYFTGDGARRDEDGYYWITGRVDDVLNVSGHRMGTAEIESAMVAHRKVAEAAVVGVPHPLKGQGIYVYVTLLAGEEPSDQLRQELQQWVRKEIGPIAVPDVIQWAPGLPKTRSGKIMRRILRKIATDEYDALGDISTLADPGVVPQLIETHKQMRLR, encoded by the coding sequence ATGAGTGCTGCGTCCCTGTACCCCGTGAAACCGGAAGTTGCGGCTCGGTCGCTGACCGACGAGGCCGCCTACAAAGCCATGTACCAACAGTCGGTGGTCAATCCTGACGGCTTCTGGCGCGAGCAGGCGGAGCGCATCGACTGGATCAAACCCTTTTCGCGAGTCAAACAGACCTCCTTCGATGATCATCATGTCGATATCAAATGGTTTGCCGACGGCACGCTGAACGTATCGGCCAATTGCCTAGACCGCCACCTCGAAACGCGAGGTGACGAAGTTGCGATCATCTGGGAGGGAGACGATCCGTCCGAACAGCGCACCATCACCTATCGTGAGCTGCATCACGAGGTCTGTAAGTTCGCCAACGCGCTGCGTGGCCAGGATGTGCATCGGGGGGATGTAGTCACTATCTACATGCCGATGATTCCCGAGGTAGCGGTGGCGATGTTGGCGTGTGCACGCATCGGCGCGATTCATTCGGTGGTGTTCGGTGGTTTCTCACCCGAGGCCTTGGCAGGCCGCATCATCGATGGCAGCTCAAAAGTAGTCATTACGGCGGATGAAGGGCTGCGCGGCGGCAGGAAGATACCGCTAAAGTCCAATGTCGACGAGGCGCTGACCAACCCGCAGACCAGCTGCGTACAGAAAATCATCGTGGTGCGCCGCACCGGTGGCGAGATCAGATGGCACCAGCATCGCGATATCTGGTACGACGATCTGATGCGCGTGGCCGGCGACGTGTGCGCACCCAAGGAGATGGGCGCAGAGGAGCCGTTGTTCATCCTCTACACCTCCGGGTCCACCGGCAAGCCCAAGGGCGTGATGCACACCACGGGCGGCTATCTGCTCTACGCCGCGCTGACCCACGAGCGGGTCTTTGATTATCGACCCGGCGAAATTTACTGGTGTACAGCCGACGTGGGCTGGATTACCGGCCACAGCTACATTGTCTACGGGCCCTTGGCCAACGGCGCGACCACGCTGATGTTCGAAGGTGTGCCCAATTATCCCGACGTGACCCGGATCGGCAAGATCATCGACAAGCACAAGGTCAACGTGCTCTATACCGCGCCCACTGCAATCCGCTCGATGATGGCCGAGGGTGGCGCGGCGATGGAAGGCGCCGATGGCTCGAGCCTGCGCCTGCTCGGTTCAGTGGGCGAGCCGATCAACCCTGAAGCCTGGCATTGGTACTACGAGACGATGGGCAAGTCGCGCTGCCCGATCGTGGATACATGGTGGCAGACCGAGACGGGTGGCATCCTGATCAGCCCTCTGCCCGGTGCCACCGCATTGAAGCCGGGGTCTGCGACGCGGCCGTTCTTCGGCGTGGTGCCCGGCCTGGTGGACAACCTCGGCAACCTGCTCGAAGGCGCCACCGAGGGCAATCTGGTCATCCTCGACTCCTGGCCGGGGCAGATGCGCAGCATCTATGGCGACCACGATCGCTTCGTCGACACCTATTTCAAAACTTTCCGCGGGATGTATTTCACCGGTGACGGCGCCCGCCGCGACGAGGACGGCTACTACTGGATCACCGGTCGGGTGGACGACGTATTGAACGTTTCCGGCCATCGCATGGGCACGGCGGAAATCGAAAGCGCAATGGTGGCGCACCGCAAGGTGGCCGAAGCGGCGGTGGTGGGTGTGCCGCATCCGCTCAAGGGGCAAGGAATCTACGTATACGTGACGCTGCTGGCGGGCGAGGAGCCGTCCGATCAGTTGCGTCAGGAGCTGCAGCAGTGGGTGCGCAAAGAGATCGGGCCGATAGCCGTGCCGGACGTGATTCAGTGGGCGCCGGGCTTACCGAAGACCCGCTCGGGCAAGATCATGCGACGCATCCTGCGCAAGATCGCCACCGACGAGTACGACGCCCTGGGCGATATCTCGACGCTGGCTGACCCGGGTGTAGTGCCGCAGCTGATCGAAACCCACAAGCAGATGCGCCTGCGTTGA
- a CDS encoding DUF2254 domain-containing protein, with protein MSDPANMFFRVIQRIRESIAFYPVLIPVFYVVVAVLVWAFESTSLATALRDDLPPGLVDADNSREILGTLITGAISLTVFSFSMVMVVLNGAASRLSPRVLPGLVSDTRNQVILGIYLGSIVYFLLMIGTLNKNEPQSVPTLSQPLALLFGMLCMALFVVFIRSVSQSIQVDWILSQLYSDALANLNKRRQRIAGITEIPDAADWWCLPAARPGYLREVNERRLGKILRKHDLQAVIQVEPGFFLIEGHPLIKLSEPLSEDDASDVLDCFDFHDREFAGSNVSYGMRQISEIAVKAISPAINDPGTAMRAVNLIGVLLKRLSGIPPYDIGCIDNRRPRLFYPQPDMQRVLQNVIAPIRIYAGHDPQVLITLLRCLKNALHGDPSEAQLDAFHEEILALRNEADAKVENPRDRRAVNEELERLAKFQSAQTAVALLSVDRQRQSQAQS; from the coding sequence ATGTCAGATCCAGCGAACATGTTCTTTCGTGTCATTCAACGCATCAGGGAAAGCATCGCCTTCTACCCGGTGCTGATTCCTGTCTTTTACGTCGTCGTGGCCGTTCTGGTCTGGGCATTCGAGTCGACCTCCCTTGCCACAGCATTACGCGACGATCTACCACCCGGTCTGGTAGACGCCGATAACAGCCGTGAAATTCTTGGAACACTGATCACCGGCGCCATTTCCCTTACCGTGTTCAGCTTCTCCATGGTGATGGTCGTGCTCAACGGCGCAGCGTCCCGCCTGTCACCGCGCGTGCTGCCTGGGCTGGTCAGCGACACGCGCAACCAGGTGATTCTCGGAATCTACCTGGGCAGCATCGTCTATTTCCTGCTGATGATCGGCACCCTGAACAAGAACGAACCGCAAAGCGTTCCAACGCTCTCTCAGCCGTTGGCGCTGCTGTTCGGCATGCTGTGCATGGCCCTGTTCGTTGTGTTCATTCGTTCGGTATCACAATCGATTCAGGTCGACTGGATACTCAGTCAGCTCTACAGCGACGCTTTGGCCAATCTGAACAAGCGCAGGCAGCGGATCGCCGGCATCACCGAGATTCCGGACGCAGCCGATTGGTGGTGCCTGCCTGCAGCTCGGCCTGGCTACCTGCGCGAGGTGAATGAGCGTCGCCTGGGCAAGATACTGCGCAAACACGACCTGCAGGCCGTGATCCAGGTAGAGCCAGGGTTCTTCTTGATCGAAGGTCACCCGTTGATCAAGCTCAGCGAGCCCCTGAGCGAAGACGATGCAAGTGACGTACTGGATTGCTTCGATTTCCATGACAGGGAGTTCGCCGGTTCCAACGTCTCCTACGGCATGCGCCAGATCTCGGAGATAGCGGTCAAGGCCATCAGCCCGGCCATCAACGACCCCGGCACTGCAATGCGGGCGGTCAATCTGATCGGCGTATTGTTGAAAAGGCTCAGCGGCATACCGCCTTACGACATTGGTTGCATCGACAACAGACGACCTCGCCTCTTTTATCCGCAACCGGATATGCAGCGTGTGCTGCAGAACGTGATAGCACCGATCCGCATCTACGCCGGCCATGATCCGCAGGTGTTGATCACGCTGTTGCGGTGCCTGAAGAATGCCTTGCACGGCGACCCGAGCGAAGCACAGCTCGACGCCTTCCATGAAGAAATCCTCGCCCTGCGCAACGAAGCCGACGCGAAGGTGGAGAACCCGCGCGACCGTCGGGCGGTGAACGAAGAACTCGAGCGGCTGGCGAAATTCCAGAGCGCACAGACTGCCGTAGCGCTCCTGTCCGTAGATCGGCAGCGTCAGTCGCAAGCCCAGTCGTGA
- a CDS encoding TRAP transporter substrate-binding protein, protein MARLTRGITHLLAASALFSVFAAQAADPILIKFSHITADSTPKGQGALMFKKLVEERLPDQVEVQVYPNSSLYGDGKEMEALLLNEVQMLAPAPSKLEQYTKQLQLFDLMFLFDDVAAAQRFQQSDKGKAMLKSMEDKGITGLAYWLNGMRQFTANKPLREPADARGLKFRVQPSDLQAAQYTALRAVPRKMAFAEIYQGLQTGVVNAQDNPWSNIYSQKYYEVQKYMTESNHGIGNYLLITNTQFWNGLPAPVRTELEQIIEEVTAEVNRQAEALNEKAKQNIIDTGKSEILVLTEEQRDAWRDAVRPAWKKFEAEIGPDLIEAAEAANQAE, encoded by the coding sequence ATGGCACGACTCACCCGTGGTATCACCCATTTGCTCGCCGCGTCGGCCTTGTTCAGCGTATTCGCCGCTCAGGCGGCCGATCCGATTCTGATCAAGTTCTCCCACATTACCGCCGACAGCACACCCAAGGGGCAGGGTGCGCTGATGTTCAAAAAGCTGGTCGAAGAGCGACTGCCGGACCAGGTCGAGGTGCAGGTTTACCCCAACTCTTCGCTGTACGGCGACGGCAAGGAGATGGAAGCGCTGCTGCTCAACGAAGTCCAGATGCTCGCACCGGCGCCGTCAAAGCTGGAGCAGTACACCAAGCAATTGCAGCTGTTCGATCTGATGTTCCTGTTCGATGACGTGGCGGCGGCGCAACGTTTCCAGCAATCGGACAAGGGCAAGGCGATGCTCAAGTCCATGGAAGACAAGGGCATCACCGGGCTGGCCTACTGGCTCAACGGCATGCGTCAGTTCACCGCCAACAAGCCGCTGCGTGAACCTGCCGACGCGCGCGGGCTGAAATTCCGCGTGCAGCCTTCGGATCTGCAGGCCGCTCAGTACACCGCACTGCGCGCCGTGCCGCGCAAGATGGCGTTCGCCGAGATCTACCAGGGGCTGCAAACCGGCGTGGTCAATGCGCAGGACAATCCCTGGTCGAACATCTACAGCCAGAAGTATTACGAAGTGCAGAAGTACATGACCGAGTCCAATCATGGGATCGGCAACTATCTACTCATCACCAATACCCAGTTCTGGAATGGCTTGCCGGCACCGGTGCGGACCGAGCTCGAACAGATCATCGAGGAAGTCACTGCCGAGGTGAATCGCCAGGCCGAGGCGCTGAACGAGAAGGCCAAGCAGAACATCATCGATACCGGCAAGAGCGAGATCCTGGTGCTGACCGAAGAACAGCGCGACGCCTGGCGTGATGCTGTGCGGCCCGCCTGGAAGAAGTTCGAAGCGGAGATCGGCCCCGATCTGATCGAGGCTGCCGAAGCGGCGAACCAAGCGGAATAA